In one Cervus elaphus chromosome 9, mCerEla1.1, whole genome shotgun sequence genomic region, the following are encoded:
- the TNPO2 gene encoding transportin-2 isoform X3: MDWQPDEQGLQQVLQLLKDSQSPNTATQRIVQDKLKQLNQFPDFNNYLIFVLTRLKSEDEPTRSLSGLILKNNVKAHYQSFPPPVADFIKQECLNNIGDASSLIRATIGILITTIASKGELQMWPELLPQLCNLLNSEDYNTCEGAFGALQKICEDSSELLDSDALNRPLNIMIPKFLQFFKHCSPKIRSHAIACVNQFIMDRAQALMDNIDTFIEHLFALAVDDDPEVRKNVCRALVMLLEVRIDRLIPHMHSIIQYMLQRTQDHDENVALEACEFWLTLAEQPICKEVLASHLVQLIPILVKGMKYSEIDIILLKGDVEEDEAVPDSEQDIKPRFHKSRTVTLPHEAERPDGSEDAEDDDDDDALSDWNLRKCSAAALDVLANVFREELLPHLLPLLKDLLFHPEWVVKESGILVLGAIAEGCMQGMVPYLPELIPHLIQCLSDKKALVRSIACWTLSRYAHWVVSQPPDMHLKPLMTELLKRILDGNKRVQEAACSAFATLEEEACTELVPYLSYILDTLVFAFGKYQHKNLLILYDAIGTLADSVGHHLNQPEYIQKLMPPLIQKWNELKDEDKDLFPLLECLSSVATALQSGFLPYCEPVYQRCVTLVQKTLAQAMMYTQHPEQYEAPDKDFMIVALDLLSGLAEGLGGHVEQLVARSNIMTLLFQCMQDSMPEVRQSSFALLGDLTKACFIHVKPCIAEFMPILGTNLNPEFISVCNNATWAIGEICMQMGAEMQPYVQMVLNNLVEIINRPNTPKTLLENTGRLTSPSAIPAITIGRLGYVCPQEVAPMLQQFIRPWCTSLRNIRDNEEKDSAFRGICMMIGVNPGGVVQDFIFFCDAVASWVSPKDDLRDMFYKILHGFKDQVGEENWQQFSEQFPPLLKERLAAFYGV; encoded by the exons ATGGACTGGCAGCCAGACGAGCAAGGCCTCCAGCAGGTCCTTCAGTTGCTCAAAGACTCGCAGTCACCTAACACAGCCACGCAGCGCATCGTGCAGGAt AAACTCAAACAACTGAACCAATTTCCTGACTTCAACAACTACCTGATATTCGTCCTGACGAGACTCAAGTCGGAAG ATGAGCCGACTCGCTCTCTCAGTGGCCTCATCCTCAAGAACAATGTGAAGGCACATTACCAGAGCTTTCCACCACCTGTGGCCGACTTCATCAAACAGGAATGTCTCAACAACATTGGCGACGCCTCCTCGCTCATCCGGGCCACCATAG GCATTCTCATCACCACCATCGCTTCCAAGGGTGAGCTGCAGATGTGGCCCGAGCTGCTGCCCCAGCTATGCAACCTTCTCAACTCGGAGGATTACAATACCTGTGAG GGAGCCTTCGGAGCCCTACAGAAGATCTGTGAGGACTCGTCCGAACTGCTGGACAGCGATGCCCTCAACAGGCCCCTCAACATCATGATCCCCAAGTTCCTCCAGTTCTTCAAGCACTGTAGCCCCAAGATCCG GTCCCATGCCATCGCCTGTGTGAATCAGTTCATCATGGACCGGGCCCAGGCGCTGATGGACAACATTGACACCTTCATTGAG CATTTATTCGCCCTGGCTGTGGACGATGACCCTGAGGTGCGGAAGAATGTGTGCCGTGCACTAGTGATGCTGCTGGAAGTGCGGATTGACAGGCTCATTCCCCACATGCATAGCATCATCCAG TACATGCTGCAGAGGACCCAAGACCACGATGAGAACGTGGCCCTCGAGGCCTGTGAGTTCTGGCTGACGCTGGCCGAGCAGCCCATCTGCAAGGAAGTCCTGGCCTCCCACTTGGTCCA GCTGATCCCCATCCTGGTAAAAGGGATGAAGTACTCGGAAATCGACATCATCCTGCTGAAG GGGGATGTTGAGGAGGACGAGGCTGTCCCTGACAGTGAACAGGACATCAAGCCACGCTTCCACAAGTCGCGCACGGTGACGCTGCCCCATGAGGCCGAGCGGCCCGACGGCTCAGAGGACGCTGAGGACGATGATGACGACGACGCTTTGTCCGACTGGAATCTGA GGAAGTGCTCAGCAGCTGCACTGGATGTCCTGGCCAACGTCTTCCGGGAGGAACTGCTGCCCCACTTGCTCCCCCTGCTCAAGGACCTCCTCTTCCACCCCGAGTGGGTGgtcaaggagtcaggcatcctggtGCTGGGTGCCATTGCTGAGG GCTGCATGCAGGGCATGGTGCCCTACTTGCCCGAGCTGATCCCGCACCTCATCCAGTGCCTGTCGGACAAGAAGGCCCTGGTCCGCTCCATCGCCTGCTGGACCCTGAGCCGCTATGCCCACTGGGTGGTCAGCCAGCCCCCCGACATGCACCTGAAGCCTCTGATGACGGAGCTGCTCAAGCGAATCCTGGATGGCAACAAGAGGGTACAGGAGGCGGCCTGCAG TGCCTTCGCCACCCTGGAGGAAGAGGCCTGCACGGAGCTCGTGCCTTACCTCAGCTACATCCTAGACACCCTCGTCTTCGCCTTCGGCAAGTACCAGCACAAGAACCTGCTCATCCTCTACGACGCCATCGGCACCCTGGCTGACTCTGTGGGCCACCACCTCAACCAGCCG GAATACATCCAGAAGCTGATGCCTCCGCTGATTCAGAAGTGGAACGAACTCAAAGATGAAGACAAGGATCTCTTCCCCCTGCTGGAG TGCCTGTCATCAGTGGCCACTGCCCTGCAGAGCGGCTTCCTGCCCTACTGCGAGCCGGTCTACCAGCGCTGTGTCACCCTGGTGCAGAAGACGCTGGCCCAGGCCATG ATGTATACCCAGCACCCTGAGCAGTATGAGGCCCCTGACAAGGACTTCATGATTGTGGCACTAGACCTGCTCAGTGGCCTGGCTGAGGGCCTGGGTGGACACGTGGAGCAGCTGGTCGCCCGTAGCAACATCATGACACTGCTGTTTCAGTGCATGCAG GACTCGATGCCTGAGGTCCGGCAGAGCTCCTTCGCCCTCCTGGGAGACCTCACCAAAGCCTGCTTCATCCACGTCAAGCCCTGTATCG CTGAGTTCATGCCCATCCTGGGCACCAACCTGAACCCCGAGTTCATCTCTGTCTGCAACAATGCCACCTGGGCCATCGGTGAGATCTGCATGCAGATGG GGGCAGAGATGCAGCCCTATGTGCAGATGGTCCTCAACAATCTGGTGGAGATCATCAACCGGCCCAACACGCCCAAGACACTGCTGGAAAACACAG GTCGCCTGACGAGTCCCTCTGCCATTCCAGCCATCACCATCGGCCGCCTGGGCTACGTGTGCCCGCAGGAGGTGGCCCCCATGCTGCAGCAGTTCATCCGGCCTTG GTGCACGTCCCTCAGGAACATCAGGGACAACGAGGAGAAGGACTCGGCCTTCCGTGGGATCTGCATGATGATAGGCGTCAACCCTGGGGGCGTCGTGCAG gactttattttcttctgcgACGCTGTAGCCTCCTGGGTGAGCCCGAAGGATGACCTTCGGGACATGTTTTATAAG ATCCTCCATGGCTTCAAAGACCAAGTGGGGGAGGAAAACTGGCAGCAGTTCTCGGAGCAGTTCCCGCCACTGCTGAAGGAGAGGCTAGCCGCCTTCTACGGGGTCTAG